The Deltaproteobacteria bacterium DNA segment GAAGGGTCCGGTGCCGACGATGTCGCCCGGCTCCGTGCCGACGTCCCATGTGGACGTGAACGTTCCGTCGTCCACGTGCTTCGCCAGGATGTGTCGGGGATAGATGGACGTAGCCATGGCCCGCAGGAAGGGCGCGAACGGCGCCGGCAGGGTGAAGCGCACCGTGTGCGCGTCGACCTTCTCGACCTTGGCCTGGCTTTTTCTCCACGCCTGCGTGGTGTCATCGCGGTAGCGGATGGTGAGGCCCGGCCGAGCCGACGCGGGGATGGCGTCGTTGTAGATGATCCTGGAGAACGTGAAGACCACGTCGTCCGCGGAAAAGGGGTTCCCGTCGGCCCATTGCACGTCCCTGCGCAGGAAAAAGGTCCACACGAGCCCGTCTTCCGATGATTCCCAGCGTTCGGCCAGGGCCGGCTCCACCTCGGCGGTGAGCCAGGAGGTCTCGACGAGTCCCTCGAACAGGTATTCGAGGATCTGGGTCGAGGACGTCTCGGTCGAGATGGCGAGATTGAACGTCTTCGGCCCGGAGATCGTCGACAGGGTCAAGGTCCCACCAGGTTTGCCTGAGGAGTACTCGAACCGGGCGGCGTTCTCCTTGAGTTGCGCGATCAGGTCAGCGTCCCGCGGGGCGTTGTTCTGGGCCGCCGCGTTACCGGCGGGGAAGAGAAGGGTGCAGAGAACCCAGAGAATGGCGGCGATCGTTGCGCGAAGACCCGTATGTTTCAAGATCCTTGTCCTTTCAGGTCATGAACCCGTGGTGTCGGATGAACCCTCGCGTATTATAATGCGAAATCACCCGACACCGCACTAGCCGGAATGTCCTTTGTTCTCGATGCCGGGAATGTTCGGTTCGTAATGAGTCTTGACGCATTCATGCCGATCCGGCGGGTGTTGCATGGCCGGCGCAGGTTGACGGTTCGTCGCCGGCCGGTCTACGTTGAGCACGATGGCGCGCGGCCGTCGCAAGGGGGCGCGGACCGCGCAATGGAAGAACCGAATCGAGGGACGGCAACCGGCTGTCCCTGGGGAACCGCATCATGCCGGACGACGACGTAAGGGTCCTGACCAACGACGACATGGAGGGTCTCCTCGAAATGGGGGAGATCGTCGAGGCCGTGGAAACGGCCTACGTCGAGCTGGGCCGGAAGATCGCGGAGGGGATGCCGCGGCGCCGGCTGCACATGCCGCTGGAGGGGCTGGAACGAACCTGGTACTGGCTGAACGTCATTCCCGGCGCCGTGCCTGCGTTCGATACGGCGGCGGTGCGTCTGGACTCGTCGCAGATCCGCTTCCGCAACGTCGGCGGCGGCAGCCGCATGGAGTTCCCCGGTGATTTCTCGGGCTTCGTCCTGCTCTTCAGCATCAAGGAGCGCGCGCTCAAGGGCATCGTCCACGACCACTACCTGTCGGCGCTGCGCGTGGGCGCCACCACGGGCGTGGCGGCGAAGTACCTGGCGCGGCCCGATGCGTCCGTGCTGGGCATCTTCGGCAGCGGCACCCAGGCCCATGGGCAGGTGTCGGCGCTGTGCGCCGTGCGGGACATCCAGGAGGTCAAGGTGTTCTCCCTCCGCGAAGAGAACCGCAAACGCTTCGCCAAGGAAGTGACCGAGCGCTACGGCGTGAAGGCGCGGGCGGTGCGGCGAGCGGAGGACGTGGTGCACGACTCGGACATCGTGGTCACGGCCACCAACTCCGGCGATCCGGTGTTCGACGGTGACTTGCTGGAGCCGGGCACCCATCTGGTGTCCATGATCGGCCCGGACTGGTTCGACAAGCGCCGGGAGCTGGACGACGCGGCCATCGAGAACTGCGACCTCATCGTGGTGAACTCCAAGGAGCAGGTGGAGATCGACGAGCAGCCGGAGCTGATGTCGCCCATCCGCAAGGGCATCATCGGCTGGGAGCAGATCCACGAGCTGGGCGACCTCGTCATCGGCACCATCGCCGGCCGGACCACAGCCTCCGAGATCACCCATCACAACAACAACTGCGGCATGGGCGTTCAGTTCGCCGCCATCGGCCACCTGGTGCTGGAAGAGGCGAAGAAGCGCAACCTCGGCACGCGGCTGCCGGCGGACCTGTTCATGACCCGGCGCACCGACGTGTCCTCTCCCTGAACCCTGAAGGCAATTGAAACCGGAGACTGTTTCATGGCGACGACTCTCGGCATCGATCCCCAACACCTCAAGGGACGGCACGTGGACCGCGCCGTCGAGGTCCTCAAGCGCGACGGCGTCATCGTCTATCCCACGGACACGATCTACGGCCTGGGCTGCGACGTCACCAGCAAGGCTGCGGTCGAGCGCATCCGCCGCATCAAGGGCCGCGACGCCGACAAGCCGATGTCGTTCGTGTGCTCCGACCTGGTGCAGGTGAGCCGCTACGGCCACGTGTCCAACTTCGTGCACCGGATTCTGAAGCGGTTCCTCCCGGGGCCCTATACCTTCGTGCTCACCGCCACCAAGGAGACCCCCAAGGTGCTCCAGTCCAAGCAGAAGACCGTGGGCATCCGCATCCCCGACCACCCCGTACCCCTGGCGCTGGTGGAACAGCTCGGCAACCCCGTGGTGAGCACCAGCGCCAACGAGAGCAACGAGGAGGTGGTGACGAATCCCGCCGACCTGGAGGCCATCTTCGGGCATCGGGTGGATCTCATCATGGAATGCGGCACTCTTCCGGTGCTGGCGTCCAGCGTGATCTCGCTGGTGGATGACCGCATCGCCATCCTGCGTGAAGGGCAGGGGGACCTGAGCTACTTCAAGAACGAGTTGGCCGCCGGTTGAGCACCGCGGCGCGCCGTGTTCCCCGGACACTCTTGTTTCCGGCCATCGCATTGACAGGCAAAAGAGGCTTGTGTTAGGCATCCGCCCCAATGCCGCCTGATCCCTACCGGACGAAATCCGGAGTGGACCCCGGCGGCAGCGGACACGAAGGCAACGCATTACCCAAGGAGGACACTCATGTTGCGTAAACTGATCGGATGGGCTCTGCTGTCGGC contains these protein-coding regions:
- a CDS encoding ornithine cyclodeaminase family protein; amino-acid sequence: MPDDDVRVLTNDDMEGLLEMGEIVEAVETAYVELGRKIAEGMPRRRLHMPLEGLERTWYWLNVIPGAVPAFDTAAVRLDSSQIRFRNVGGGSRMEFPGDFSGFVLLFSIKERALKGIVHDHYLSALRVGATTGVAAKYLARPDASVLGIFGSGTQAHGQVSALCAVRDIQEVKVFSLREENRKRFAKEVTERYGVKARAVRRAEDVVHDSDIVVTATNSGDPVFDGDLLEPGTHLVSMIGPDWFDKRRELDDAAIENCDLIVVNSKEQVEIDEQPELMSPIRKGIIGWEQIHELGDLVIGTIAGRTTASEITHHNNNCGMGVQFAAIGHLVLEEAKKRNLGTRLPADLFMTRRTDVSSP
- a CDS encoding L-threonylcarbamoyladenylate synthase, encoding MATTLGIDPQHLKGRHVDRAVEVLKRDGVIVYPTDTIYGLGCDVTSKAAVERIRRIKGRDADKPMSFVCSDLVQVSRYGHVSNFVHRILKRFLPGPYTFVLTATKETPKVLQSKQKTVGIRIPDHPVPLALVEQLGNPVVSTSANESNEEVVTNPADLEAIFGHRVDLIMECGTLPVLASSVISLVDDRIAILREGQGDLSYFKNELAAG